A stretch of Fusarium poae strain DAOMC 252244 chromosome 2, whole genome shotgun sequence DNA encodes these proteins:
- a CDS encoding hypothetical protein (SECRETED:SignalP(1-19)~CAZy:GH93), with protein sequence MRFQSLVWGGLLSLSTVLAAPTANSDVQEPYSQVKRAVPTSTFSNNVIFSPPSNAGWTDPRVLYARAIQLSDGSLLSTWENYSPEPPLVYFPIYRSTDGGVKWTQIGKVQDTVNNWGLRYQPDLYELPRAIGKWPKGTILATGNSIPTDLSKTKIDVYASTDGGKTWTFTSSIASGGEARPNNGLTPVWEPHMMVYKEKLVCYYADQRDPKHGQKLSHQTTTDLVSWSALVNDVADSNYNARPGMPGVTLLPNGQYIFVYETCGTDGCRVHYRLSADPLNFAAAKDIALVSNKGTRPVSSPTVVWSSVGGTNGSIIVSAGSQSQIFVNKNLGAENSWVEFATPQPNAYTRGLMTFKENDNFLLIIGGGWLPPSSTNQVSLSVIDLKKTGL encoded by the coding sequence ATGCGTTTCCAATCCCTTGTCTGGGGAGGACTTTTGAGTCTCTCTACCGTTCTGGCTGCTCCCACCGCCAACTCTGACGTCCAGGAACCCTATTCTCAAGTCAAGCGTGCCGTTCCTACTTCAACCTTTTCCAACAACGTCATCTTCTCTCCTCCCTCTAATGCCGGATGGACTGACCCCCGTGTGCTCTACGCTCGCGCCATCCAGCTCTCCGATGGCTCTCTTCTTTCCACCTGGGAGAACTACTCGCCCGAGCCACCTCTGGTTTACTTTCCCATCTACCGATCCACTGATGGTGGTGTGAAATGGACCCAGATCGGAAAGGTCCAAGACACTGTCAATAACTGGGGATTGCGATACCAGCCTGATCTCTATGAGCTACCTCGAGCTATTGGAAAGTGGCCCAAGGGTACTATCCTGGCCACTGGAAACAGTATCCCTACCGACTTGAGCAAAACCAAGATCGATGTTTATGCTAGCACCGATGGCGGAAAGACGTGGACTTTCACTAGCTCCATTGCTTCTGGAGGAGAAGCTCGACCCAACAATGGCTTGACTCCTGTTTGGGAGCCTCACATGATGGTTTACAAAGAGAAGCTTGTGTGTTACTACGCCGACCAGCGTGACCCCAAGCATGGCCAGAAACTCTCTCACCAAACCACCACGGACCTCGTCAGCTGGTCTGCTCTTGTTAATGACGTTGCTGATAGCAACTACAACGCCCGCCCTGGTATGCCTGGAGTCACCCTTTTGCCCAATGGTCAGTACATCTTTGTCTACGAGACCTGCGGCACCGACGGCTGCCGTGTCCACTACCGTCTGAGCGCCGATCCTCTTAACTTCGCCGCTGCTAAGGATATTGCTCTCGTTTCCAACAAGGGCACTCGTCCTGTCAGCTCACCTACCGTTGTGTGGAGTTCTGTCGGTGGTACCAATGGAAGCATTATTGTTAGCGCTGGAAGCCAGAGCCAAATCTTTGTCAACAAGAACCTGGGTGCTGAGAATTCTTGGGTTGAGTTCGCTACACCCCAACCCAACGCGTACACTCGAGGTCTTATGACTTTCAAGGAGAATGATAACTTCCTCCTTATCATTGGAGGTGGATGGCTGCCTCCAAGCTCTACTAACCAAGTCAGCTTGAGTGTCATTGACCTGAAGAAAACTGGATTGTAG
- a CDS encoding hypothetical protein (SECRETED:SignalP(1-18)), protein MQFTTSFIIAAFLGNAFAMPQAAPTDCPETSAIPTCGAPCITSAASAAGCSDIACQCASSEVIQASALGCVVGNCGIPLALSVQAAAAAVCTACA, encoded by the exons ATGCAATTCACTACCTCATTCATCATCGCTGCTTTCCTCGGCAATGCCTTCGCCATGCCACAGGCCGCGCCAACTGACTGCCCTGAGACGTCAGCGATTCCCACCTGCGGT GCTCCATGTATCACCTCTGCTGCTTCTGCTGCCGGGTGTAGCGACATTGCCTGCCAGTGTGCTAGCTCTGAAGTGATTCAGGCTTCGGCTCTTGGATGTGTCGTCGGCAACTGCGGCATTCCACTTGCGCTATCCGTGCAAGCTGCCGCCGCTGCTGTCTGCACCGCTTGTGCTTAG